Proteins found in one Tsukamurella paurometabola DSM 20162 genomic segment:
- a CDS encoding LysR family transcriptional regulator, giving the protein MHTPEASADGLLTLLAVARTGRYTAAADLLGINHTTASRRVAALEHALGGPLLARGPSGWELTDLGRTAVGAAERIESTLLGLHADTDGDLHGTVRIAATDGFSARVVAPAIAELGRMHPRLSVDLLTVTRRAPSTRSGVDIEVVVGRPSTYRVGPTLLAPYRLGLYGSEDFLAATGMPRTRADLGGRPLVYFIESMLTVDDLDQARVVVPEMSDRLSSTNVLVHVEATRAGAGLGLLPCFLADTHADLVRVLPGEVRVELEYWMVVRPEAARRREVAAVADALRARADAMRDALLGAH; this is encoded by the coding sequence ATGCACACGCCTGAGGCGAGCGCCGACGGCCTGCTCACCTTGCTCGCCGTGGCGCGGACCGGTCGCTACACCGCGGCCGCCGATCTGCTGGGCATCAACCACACCACGGCCTCGCGGCGGGTCGCCGCCTTGGAGCACGCGCTCGGCGGCCCCCTCCTGGCCCGTGGGCCGAGCGGCTGGGAACTCACGGACCTGGGTCGCACCGCGGTCGGGGCCGCCGAGCGGATCGAGTCCACCCTGCTCGGGCTCCACGCCGACACCGACGGCGATCTGCACGGCACGGTGCGGATCGCGGCGACGGACGGTTTCAGCGCGCGGGTGGTAGCGCCCGCGATCGCGGAGCTCGGCCGGATGCATCCGCGACTGTCGGTCGACCTGCTGACGGTGACCCGGCGCGCACCGTCGACCCGGTCCGGGGTGGACATCGAGGTGGTGGTCGGACGGCCGAGCACCTATCGCGTGGGGCCGACGTTGTTGGCCCCGTACCGGTTGGGGCTCTACGGTTCCGAGGACTTCCTCGCCGCCACCGGAATGCCGCGCACTCGCGCCGATCTCGGCGGCCGGCCGCTGGTCTACTTCATCGAGTCGATGCTCACCGTCGACGATCTCGACCAGGCCCGCGTGGTGGTACCGGAGATGTCGGACCGGCTCAGCTCCACCAACGTGTTGGTGCACGTCGAAGCCACCCGCGCGGGCGCCGGCCTGGGGCTGCTCCCCTGCTTCCTCGCCGATACCCACGCCGACCTCGTACGAGTGCTGCCCGGCGAGGTCCGCGTGGAGTTGGAGTACTGGATGGTGGTGCGTCCCGAGGCCGCGCGGCGGCGCGAGGTCGCCGCCGTCGCGGACGCTCTGCGCGCCCGAGCCGACGCGATGCGCGACGCACTTCTCGGCGCGCACTGA
- a CDS encoding FadR/GntR family transcriptional regulator, with protein sequence MSTNDGAGRISRTDDAILKLKAMITDGELPAGSRLPREADLAARLGLSRNSLREAIRALAMLRILDVRQGDGTYVTSLEPTLLLDTMGFVVDFQQEDSVLHFFEVRRILEPAATAMATHRITDEKLAVLEETLALGGPDASVETLVQQDILFHQTIADASGNPVLRALISGLSAPTLRARIWRGYDDTDARARTVAEHRQIFDALVAGQADVACACATVHIAGVEGFVRRAMAAGTAGA encoded by the coding sequence ATGTCGACCAACGACGGCGCCGGGCGGATATCGCGTACCGATGACGCGATCCTCAAGCTCAAGGCCATGATCACCGACGGCGAGCTGCCTGCGGGCAGCCGGCTGCCGCGCGAGGCCGACCTCGCGGCCCGTCTCGGGCTCTCGCGCAATTCGCTGCGCGAAGCGATCCGCGCCCTCGCGATGCTGCGCATCCTGGACGTGCGGCAGGGCGACGGTACGTACGTCACGAGCCTCGAACCCACTCTGCTGCTCGACACCATGGGCTTCGTCGTCGACTTCCAGCAGGAGGATTCGGTACTGCACTTCTTCGAGGTGCGGCGCATCCTGGAGCCGGCGGCCACCGCCATGGCCACGCACCGGATCACGGATGAGAAACTGGCCGTCCTGGAGGAGACGCTCGCGTTGGGCGGGCCGGATGCATCGGTGGAAACCTTGGTGCAGCAAGACATCCTGTTCCACCAAACTATCGCGGACGCCTCCGGTAATCCGGTTCTGCGCGCCCTGATCTCGGGGCTGTCGGCGCCCACGTTGCGGGCTCGGATCTGGCGGGGTTACGACGACACCGATGCGCGCGCACGAACCGTCGCCGAGCACCGGCAGATCTTCGACGCTCTGGTGGCGGGGCAGGCCGACGTGGCGTGCGCGTGTGCGACGGTGCACATCGCCGGTGTCGAGGGCTTCGTGCGGCGCGCGATGGCCGCGGGCACGGCCGGGGCCTAG
- a CDS encoding SDR family oxidoreductase: MTRAFVTGGAAGIGAAIARRLAADGATVTVVDRDGPAAAGLAREIGGDHLELDLTDTDALAGLTLDVDILVNNAGVQHVAPIEEFDPGWFRRITTLMLEAPFLLTRAALPAMYERGFGRIVHVSSVHGLRASKYKAAYVAAKHGVEGLSKVTALEGGPHGVTSNCVNPGYVRTALVATQIAEQALAHGITEQQVTDEVFLARPAIKRLIEPDEVAGLVSWLCGPAAAMVTGASYAMDGGWTAN, translated from the coding sequence ATGACCCGAGCGTTCGTCACCGGCGGGGCGGCCGGGATCGGCGCGGCGATCGCGCGGCGCCTCGCCGCCGACGGTGCCACGGTCACCGTCGTCGATCGGGACGGTCCGGCCGCTGCCGGGCTGGCCCGGGAGATCGGCGGCGATCACCTCGAACTCGACCTCACCGACACGGATGCGCTCGCCGGGCTCACGCTCGATGTGGACATCCTGGTCAACAACGCCGGTGTGCAGCACGTCGCGCCGATCGAGGAGTTCGATCCCGGGTGGTTCCGTCGGATCACCACGCTGATGCTCGAGGCTCCGTTCCTGTTGACCCGGGCCGCCCTGCCCGCGATGTACGAGCGCGGCTTCGGCCGGATCGTGCACGTCTCCTCGGTGCACGGGCTGCGGGCCTCGAAATACAAAGCCGCCTACGTGGCCGCCAAGCACGGCGTCGAGGGCCTGTCGAAGGTGACCGCACTGGAGGGTGGGCCGCACGGTGTCACCAGCAACTGCGTGAACCCCGGCTACGTCCGCACCGCTCTCGTTGCCACGCAGATCGCCGAACAGGCCCTCGCGCATGGCATCACCGAGCAGCAGGTCACCGACGAGGTCTTCCTGGCCCGGCCCGCGATCAAGCGGCTCATCGAGCCCGACGAGGTCGCGGGCCTGGTGTCGTGGTTGTGCGGCCCCGCGGCGGCGATGGTGACCGGTGCGTCGTACGCGATGGACGGCGGCTGGACCGCGAACTGA
- a CDS encoding GNAT family N-acetyltransferase, translating into MTTSATVSMTPVTAALLQTLLRDRGEFERITGSAIPDGWPEFPEAIEHTLAAAREPGFAADWSMHLFFSAAGELVGSGGYHGPPSDGTVEIGYEIAPAFRGRGYAKAAARALVAKATAAGVARINAHTVAAESPSTGVLRALGFRQIGAAIDSADGPLWQWRLPVGPD; encoded by the coding sequence ATGACGACGAGCGCGACTGTTTCGATGACCCCGGTGACTGCGGCACTGCTGCAGACGTTGCTGCGCGATCGCGGCGAGTTCGAACGGATCACCGGGTCGGCGATCCCGGACGGATGGCCCGAGTTCCCCGAAGCGATCGAGCACACGCTGGCCGCCGCTCGCGAGCCCGGGTTCGCCGCCGACTGGTCGATGCACCTGTTCTTCTCCGCGGCGGGTGAACTCGTCGGTTCGGGTGGATACCACGGACCACCGTCCGACGGCACGGTCGAGATCGGCTACGAGATCGCCCCCGCGTTCCGCGGCCGCGGTTATGCGAAGGCCGCCGCCCGTGCACTGGTCGCCAAGGCCACTGCGGCGGGGGTGGCACGGATCAACGCCCACACGGTGGCCGCGGAGTCCCCGTCGACCGGGGTGCTCCGTGCGTTGGGCTTCCGGCAGATCGGCGCGGCCATCGACTCCGCCGACGGCCCGTTGTGGCAGTGGCGGTTGCCTGTCGGGCCGGATTGA
- a CDS encoding VOC family protein — protein sequence MSIELNHTIVAATDNLETARFLTEVLGLEDPVDIGGGHFHQVRLSNDVALDVMTRPAPIHPQHYAFLVSEQEFDEIFARITERGLAFHAEPDGGGAGEINHRFGGRGVYFPSPDGHVLEALTAA from the coding sequence ATGAGCATCGAACTGAACCACACCATCGTCGCCGCCACCGACAACCTCGAGACCGCGCGCTTCCTGACCGAAGTGCTCGGTCTCGAGGATCCCGTCGACATCGGCGGCGGGCATTTCCACCAGGTCCGTCTCTCCAACGACGTGGCGCTCGACGTGATGACCAGGCCGGCGCCGATCCACCCGCAGCACTACGCCTTCCTCGTCTCCGAGCAGGAGTTCGACGAGATCTTCGCGCGGATCACGGAGCGAGGACTGGCCTTCCACGCCGAGCCCGACGGTGGCGGCGCGGGCGAGATCAACCACCGCTTCGGTGGCCGCGGCGTCTACTTCCCGTCGCCCGACGGCCACGTCCTGGAGGCCCTCACCGCCGCCTGA
- a CDS encoding MFS transporter: protein MAHTELERPSSLRKIVAASMAGTVVEWYEFFLYGIAATVVFNKIFFPQGASEYDAIIAAFITYAVGFAARPIGGIVFGHLGDKIGRKTLLQVSILLIGVATFLMGCLPTFDQIGYWAPALLVLLRFLQGFAVGGEWGGAVLLVAEQCPDKSRGYWASWPQAGVPGGNLAATIVLLVLTNTLSDADFLSWGWRIAFWLSAGIVLVGYYIRTQVDESPLFKQAQQEIERERAVSYGVVEVLRRYPRGVFSAMGLRFGENIFYYLVVTFSITYLKTVVKMDTSSILTWLLIAHVVHLIVMPLAGALTDVVGRRPVYFAGAVLAASWGFFAFRMFDTGHPAMVVLAVTLGLMFHALMYAPQPAIMAESFPTRMRYSGVSLAAQVTSVVAGSLAPIIATKLLKSFDSSVPIAVYLAIACGITALAVVFVRETRGISLASVDEQDRRSRDDERIPA, encoded by the coding sequence ATGGCGCATACCGAACTGGAGCGACCGAGCAGTCTGCGGAAGATCGTCGCCGCGTCGATGGCCGGGACCGTCGTCGAGTGGTACGAGTTCTTCCTCTACGGCATCGCGGCCACGGTGGTCTTCAACAAGATCTTCTTCCCGCAGGGCGCCAGCGAGTACGACGCGATCATCGCCGCCTTCATCACCTACGCGGTCGGCTTCGCGGCCCGCCCGATCGGCGGCATCGTCTTCGGCCACCTGGGTGACAAGATCGGACGGAAGACACTGCTGCAGGTGTCGATCCTGCTGATCGGCGTGGCCACGTTCCTCATGGGCTGTCTCCCCACCTTCGATCAGATCGGCTACTGGGCGCCCGCCCTGCTGGTGCTGCTGCGCTTCCTCCAGGGCTTCGCCGTGGGTGGCGAGTGGGGCGGCGCCGTCCTGCTCGTCGCCGAGCAATGCCCCGACAAGTCCCGAGGCTATTGGGCCTCATGGCCGCAGGCGGGCGTGCCGGGCGGCAACCTGGCCGCCACCATCGTTCTGCTGGTGCTCACCAACACGCTCTCCGATGCCGACTTCCTCAGTTGGGGCTGGCGCATCGCGTTCTGGCTCTCGGCGGGCATCGTGTTGGTGGGCTATTACATCCGCACCCAGGTCGACGAGTCGCCGCTGTTCAAGCAGGCACAGCAGGAGATCGAGCGCGAGCGCGCGGTGTCCTACGGCGTGGTCGAGGTGCTGCGGCGCTACCCGCGTGGCGTGTTCTCCGCGATGGGCCTGCGATTCGGCGAGAACATCTTCTACTACCTGGTGGTCACGTTCTCGATCACCTATCTCAAGACCGTGGTGAAGATGGACACCAGCTCGATCCTCACCTGGCTGCTGATCGCGCACGTGGTGCACCTGATCGTGATGCCGCTGGCCGGTGCCCTCACCGATGTGGTCGGGCGGCGTCCGGTGTACTTCGCGGGTGCAGTACTCGCCGCCTCCTGGGGCTTCTTCGCCTTCCGGATGTTCGACACCGGTCATCCCGCGATGGTGGTCCTCGCCGTCACGCTCGGCCTGATGTTCCACGCGCTGATGTACGCGCCGCAGCCCGCCATCATGGCCGAATCCTTCCCCACCCGGATGCGGTACTCGGGGGTCTCCTTGGCCGCTCAGGTCACCTCGGTGGTGGCCGGCTCGCTCGCCCCGATCATCGCGACCAAGCTGCTCAAGAGCTTCGACTCGTCGGTGCCGATCGCGGTGTACCTCGCCATCGCGTGCGGTATCACCGCCCTGGCGGTGGTGTTCGTCCGCGAGACCCGCGGTATCAGCCTGGCCTCGGTCGACGAGCAGGACCGGCGCTCCCGCGACGATGAGCGGATCCCCGCATGA
- a CDS encoding YccF domain-containing protein → MKTILNIIWLVFCGFWMAVGYAIAGIICCLLIVTIPFGLASFRIANYALWPFGRTVVDRPDAGAASLLGNIIWLLVAGIWLAIGHILTGIALCLTIIGIPMAIANFKMIRLSLMPLGSEIVPV, encoded by the coding sequence ATGAAGACGATCCTGAACATCATCTGGCTGGTGTTCTGCGGATTCTGGATGGCTGTGGGCTACGCGATCGCCGGAATCATCTGCTGCCTGTTGATCGTGACGATCCCGTTCGGCCTCGCGTCTTTCCGGATCGCCAACTACGCGCTGTGGCCCTTCGGTCGTACCGTGGTCGACCGCCCGGATGCCGGCGCCGCATCGCTGCTCGGCAATATCATCTGGCTGCTGGTCGCCGGTATCTGGCTGGCCATCGGTCACATACTCACCGGCATTGCGCTGTGCCTGACCATCATCGGCATCCCGATGGCCATCGCGAACTTCAAGATGATCCGGCTCTCACTGATGCCGCTCGGATCGGAGATCGTGCCGGTCTAG
- a CDS encoding helix-turn-helix transcriptional regulator, which yields MRADRLLSLLMLLRHRGTMTAAQIAEELEVSTRTVLRDVEALSTAGIPVYTDRGRGGGISLLPGYRTDLTGLTLDEAKALLAGAPLSPAFASAMRKVAAALPEPHRREAAAAAQRIHVRPDGFARAPEPDPHLGELQRAVIDGLRVRAVYRPRGGAATERTLDPVGLVHAGQAWYLMALRDGARRTYRTSRFSSVTVLAEPARRAADVDLAAEFEESRASFRTGHEAVRIDLRADEYGWMKLSSFGTMVTPPGPDGVGTLAFRDRGQAIWTLWSALPNITVLGPPGIIDALRTKAADAVRALQ from the coding sequence GTGCGTGCCGACCGCCTCCTCTCGCTGCTCATGCTGTTACGACACCGTGGCACCATGACGGCCGCACAGATCGCGGAGGAATTGGAGGTTTCCACCCGAACCGTGCTGCGGGACGTCGAGGCACTGTCGACCGCCGGCATTCCCGTCTATACCGACCGGGGTCGCGGCGGGGGGATCAGCCTGCTCCCCGGCTACCGCACCGATCTCACGGGACTCACCCTCGACGAGGCGAAGGCGCTGCTCGCCGGGGCACCGCTGTCTCCCGCCTTCGCCAGTGCGATGCGCAAGGTGGCGGCGGCGCTCCCCGAGCCGCACCGCCGTGAGGCCGCGGCTGCCGCCCAGCGGATCCACGTGCGTCCGGACGGCTTCGCCCGCGCCCCCGAACCCGACCCGCACCTGGGCGAATTGCAACGCGCCGTCATCGACGGACTGCGGGTGCGCGCCGTCTACCGGCCCCGCGGAGGCGCCGCCACGGAGCGGACTCTGGACCCCGTCGGACTCGTTCACGCGGGCCAGGCCTGGTACCTGATGGCCTTGCGCGACGGGGCTCGCCGGACCTATCGCACCTCGCGGTTCTCGTCGGTGACGGTGCTCGCCGAGCCGGCGCGGCGAGCCGCGGACGTGGATCTCGCCGCCGAGTTCGAGGAGTCGCGCGCGTCGTTCCGCACCGGGCACGAGGCGGTTCGCATCGACCTGCGGGCAGACGAGTACGGGTGGATGAAGCTGTCCTCGTTCGGGACGATGGTCACGCCGCCCGGGCCCGACGGTGTCGGCACCCTCGCGTTCCGGGACCGCGGCCAGGCGATATGGACTCTCTGGTCCGCCCTGCCGAACATCACCGTGCTCGGTCCGCCCGGCATCATCGACGCTCTACGCACCAAGGCAGCCGATGCGGTGCGGGCGCTGCAGTGA
- a CDS encoding aldo/keto reductase → MTAALTADRAFGRGGLRVARLSFGAAAIGNLYAEVDDAEATDAVRAALDAGISYFDTAPHYGLGLSERRLGAALDEHASVVISTKVGRVLRPASGPAAPDSQGFAVAADVERVWDFSRDGVFRSIEDSLMRLGRDRIDVVYVHDPDEHFVEAMNGAFPALDELRSQGVISSYGAGMNQSEMLTRFVRETDMDTVLIAGRYTVLDRGAAQDLLPACVQRDVSVAVGGVFNSGISASADPQPGATYDYAPATLSALDRARRLAAVCRDHGTTLPHAAVHFPLRHPAVRTVLLGMRSEEEVRTDLDLLWTPPPEALWSDLDAAL, encoded by the coding sequence GTGACCGCGGCGCTCACCGCGGACCGGGCGTTCGGGCGCGGCGGCCTACGCGTGGCCCGGTTGTCCTTCGGTGCGGCGGCGATCGGCAATCTCTACGCCGAGGTCGACGATGCGGAGGCCACCGACGCCGTGCGTGCCGCGCTGGATGCCGGAATCAGCTACTTCGACACCGCGCCGCATTACGGTCTCGGACTGTCCGAGCGCAGGCTCGGGGCGGCGCTGGATGAGCATGCGAGCGTGGTGATCTCGACGAAGGTGGGACGGGTGTTGCGGCCCGCGAGCGGTCCCGCTGCACCGGACTCACAGGGATTCGCGGTCGCGGCCGATGTGGAGCGGGTGTGGGACTTCAGTCGCGATGGGGTGTTCCGCTCGATCGAGGACAGCCTGATGCGATTGGGCCGGGACCGTATCGATGTGGTGTACGTGCACGATCCCGACGAGCACTTTGTCGAGGCGATGAACGGTGCCTTCCCGGCACTCGACGAACTCCGCAGCCAGGGCGTGATCTCCTCGTACGGCGCCGGTATGAATCAATCGGAGATGCTCACCCGGTTCGTACGCGAGACCGATATGGACACCGTCCTGATCGCCGGGCGGTACACGGTGCTCGACCGCGGTGCGGCGCAGGATCTGCTCCCGGCCTGTGTGCAGCGCGATGTGTCGGTCGCGGTCGGTGGAGTGTTCAACTCCGGTATCAGCGCGTCGGCGGACCCGCAGCCCGGAGCGACCTACGACTACGCGCCGGCCACGCTGAGTGCACTCGACCGTGCGCGCCGCCTCGCCGCGGTCTGCCGTGATCATGGCACCACCCTGCCGCACGCCGCTGTGCACTTCCCGCTGCGGCACCCCGCCGTACGCACGGTGCTACTCGGGATGCGGTCAGAGGAGGAAGTTCGCACCGATCTCGACTTGCTGTGGACGCCGCCACCGGAAGCCCTGTGGTCCGACCTCGACGCCGCGTTGTGA
- a CDS encoding DEAD/DEAH box helicase, which yields MSASTTSGGPSFTPEDLTGFFGAPTVRRAGEYVGTGLIGDLEWDDEKRLVTGVVAGTREYDARVWIEPSGGGWRPVRSLCTCPVALNCKHGAALLLELTAEDVEESAVEQPDPWERQLEALLPDKPRSVATVPVALQFDVDERGVTTGQRLQVRLATPGMRDGSWVAGDVRWRTISSAPRVAPAQREVLTPLAQLVLWNLYGVDAWADLGMIDTPLLWDQLRAVRDAGVPLLTKRPRGTVMLAPPTRLGLVARPETGGVELDREIDFGDGPRRFTGGLLGAHRALGVFQQDGDELRIAPLDPPLSPAHTTALRRFTPVRVPAEAVPQLREKYLPYLTAVAPVRDPERLVGEIEVLGPELVCTARYYPEAGELEVDWKWRYSVGGEARDYAVGSEPAGIADSMGQQRITRAMAGALREAQVTVDHSQGFYRGTEAAVWLAEAAPVLRTVPGVIVEVTDDPGFRWSESAATVSVRVRGEDSESPSMDWFDLEVAVEVDGEEVPFRDVFTAVAGGLDTIVTPGGVLARIDGERFDRLRELIGEARELPARGARRGARGTGADERDGLRISRFQAGLVDDLADLADSTDFDGDWSRRVGALTAGDLARQETPSTLRAELRPYQRDGLDWLSFLWDNDFGGILADDMGLGKTVQTLALICRAHENAEPDVLGSPGPFLVVAPTSVVGNWAAECRRFAPHLTVAAVAETSRKSGASISSVVAGADVVLTSYTLLRLDAEEYAAVRWAGVILDEAQFVKNPRSKAFAAVSLLDRRFTLAVTGTPMENHLEELWALTALTVPGLFPGRTWFAEEYRRPIERGGDDDRLARLRRRVRPFMLRRTKDLVAKDLPEKTESVVQVQLSDEHRHTYDRILADQRAKLLGLLDDFDGNRFEILRSLTMLRRLALDPSLVDEELAVEDVAKLDYLAEKLDELLEEKHAVLVFSQFTGFLRKAAERLDEEGVEYAYLDGSTTDRAAAIEKFTSGEVQVFLISLKAGGFGLNLVQADYCFLLDPWWNPAAEAQAIDRAHRIGQTRSVMVYRLVSAGTIEDKVMELKERKAALFESVVGGEGGFDARLAASDIRALFED from the coding sequence ATGAGCGCATCGACTACCAGTGGCGGCCCCTCGTTCACGCCCGAGGACCTGACCGGATTCTTCGGCGCACCGACGGTGCGGCGGGCCGGCGAGTACGTGGGCACCGGCCTCATCGGCGACTTGGAGTGGGACGACGAGAAGCGGCTGGTGACCGGTGTCGTCGCCGGGACGCGCGAGTACGACGCCCGGGTGTGGATCGAACCCTCCGGCGGCGGCTGGCGCCCCGTCCGGAGCCTGTGCACCTGTCCGGTGGCACTCAACTGCAAGCACGGCGCCGCACTGTTGCTCGAACTGACCGCGGAAGACGTCGAAGAGTCCGCCGTCGAGCAGCCCGATCCGTGGGAGCGACAGCTCGAGGCATTGCTACCCGACAAGCCACGCAGCGTGGCGACGGTACCGGTGGCATTGCAGTTCGACGTCGATGAGCGCGGCGTGACCACCGGGCAGCGGCTTCAGGTGCGCCTGGCCACGCCCGGGATGCGCGACGGCAGCTGGGTCGCCGGCGATGTCCGCTGGCGCACCATCTCGTCCGCACCGCGCGTGGCGCCCGCGCAACGTGAGGTACTGACCCCGCTGGCCCAGTTGGTGCTGTGGAACCTGTACGGCGTGGATGCCTGGGCCGATCTCGGAATGATCGACACCCCCTTGCTGTGGGACCAACTCCGCGCCGTCCGCGATGCCGGGGTCCCGCTGCTGACCAAACGTCCGCGCGGCACGGTGATGCTGGCGCCCCCTACCCGGCTGGGCCTGGTGGCGCGCCCCGAGACGGGCGGAGTGGAACTCGATCGCGAGATCGACTTCGGCGACGGTCCGCGACGGTTCACCGGCGGCCTGCTGGGTGCACATCGTGCGCTCGGCGTGTTCCAACAGGACGGTGACGAGTTGCGTATCGCGCCACTCGATCCCCCGCTCTCGCCGGCCCACACCACGGCGCTGCGCCGGTTCACGCCGGTCCGGGTGCCCGCAGAAGCCGTCCCCCAGCTCCGGGAGAAGTACCTGCCGTATCTCACCGCGGTGGCGCCGGTACGCGATCCGGAGCGGCTGGTCGGCGAGATCGAGGTCCTCGGACCCGAGTTGGTGTGCACCGCACGGTATTACCCCGAGGCCGGCGAACTCGAGGTGGACTGGAAATGGCGGTACAGCGTGGGCGGCGAGGCCCGCGATTACGCCGTGGGCTCCGAACCGGCCGGTATCGCGGATTCCATGGGGCAGCAGCGGATCACTCGCGCGATGGCAGGTGCGCTGCGTGAGGCGCAGGTCACCGTCGACCACTCCCAGGGCTTCTACCGCGGCACCGAGGCCGCGGTGTGGCTGGCCGAAGCGGCACCGGTGCTGCGGACCGTGCCCGGGGTGATCGTGGAAGTCACCGACGATCCCGGGTTCCGTTGGTCGGAATCGGCTGCGACCGTGTCGGTCCGGGTGCGCGGCGAGGACTCCGAATCGCCGTCGATGGACTGGTTCGACCTTGAGGTGGCCGTGGAGGTGGACGGCGAGGAGGTGCCCTTCCGTGATGTCTTCACCGCGGTGGCGGGCGGCCTCGATACCATCGTCACCCCGGGCGGGGTGCTCGCCCGGATCGACGGTGAGCGGTTCGACCGGCTACGCGAGCTGATCGGAGAGGCCCGCGAGCTGCCGGCCCGCGGCGCCCGACGCGGCGCCCGCGGCACCGGCGCAGATGAGCGGGATGGATTGCGGATCAGCAGATTCCAGGCGGGACTGGTCGACGACCTCGCTGATCTCGCGGACTCCACCGACTTCGACGGCGATTGGAGCCGCCGGGTAGGGGCGCTCACCGCCGGCGACCTGGCGCGACAGGAGACCCCGTCCACCCTGCGCGCCGAGCTGCGGCCGTACCAGCGCGACGGCCTGGATTGGCTCTCCTTCCTGTGGGACAACGATTTCGGCGGAATCCTTGCCGACGACATGGGCCTGGGAAAGACCGTGCAGACGCTGGCGCTGATCTGCCGCGCGCACGAGAACGCCGAACCGGACGTACTGGGCTCACCAGGTCCGTTCCTGGTGGTGGCTCCGACTTCCGTGGTGGGCAACTGGGCGGCGGAGTGCCGCCGGTTCGCGCCGCACCTGACGGTGGCCGCGGTCGCCGAGACTTCCCGCAAGTCGGGCGCCTCGATCAGTTCCGTGGTGGCGGGCGCCGACGTGGTGCTCACCTCGTACACTCTGCTCCGCCTCGACGCCGAGGAGTACGCGGCGGTGCGATGGGCGGGCGTCATCCTGGACGAGGCGCAGTTCGTGAAGAACCCGCGCTCGAAGGCTTTCGCGGCGGTGTCGCTGCTGGATCGGCGGTTTACGCTGGCCGTGACCGGTACGCCGATGGAGAATCATCTGGAAGAACTGTGGGCGCTCACCGCGCTCACCGTGCCCGGGCTGTTCCCGGGCCGCACCTGGTTCGCGGAGGAGTATCGCCGCCCCATCGAGCGTGGTGGCGACGATGACCGACTGGCCCGGCTACGCCGACGGGTGCGGCCGTTCATGTTGCGGCGCACCAAGGATCTGGTGGCCAAGGACCTGCCGGAGAAGACCGAATCCGTGGTACAGGTACAGCTCAGCGACGAACACCGGCACACCTACGACCGCATCCTGGCCGACCAGCGCGCCAAGCTGCTGGGCCTACTCGATGACTTCGACGGCAACCGGTTCGAGATCCTGCGCTCGCTGACCATGCTGCGGCGCCTCGCGCTCGACCCGTCGCTGGTCGACGAGGAACTGGCCGTCGAAGACGTCGCCAAGCTCGACTACCTCGCGGAGAAGCTCGATGAGCTGCTGGAGGAGAAACATGCGGTGCTGGTGTTCAGCCAGTTCACCGGGTTCCTACGCAAGGCCGCAGAGCGGCTCGATGAAGAGGGCGTGGAGTACGCCTACCTGGACGGGTCCACGACCGACCGGGCTGCGGCGATCGAGAAGTTCACCTCGGGCGAGGTGCAGGTGTTCCTGATCTCGCTCAAGGCCGGTGGTTTCGGCCTGAACCTGGTGCAGGCCGACTACTGCTTCCTCCTGGATCCGTGGTGGAATCCCGCGGCCGAGGCACAGGCGATCGACCGCGCGCACCGCATCGGACAGACCCGCAGCGTGATGGTTTACCGCCTGGTTTCCGCGGGCACCATCGAGGACAAGGTGATGGAGCTCAAGGAGCGCAAAGCCGCGCTCTTCGAGTCCGTGGTGGGCGGCGAGGGTGGATTCGACGCCAGGCTGGCGGCCTCCGATATCCGCGCACTGTTCGAGGACTGA